Within the Candidatus Obscuribacterales bacterium genome, the region GGCTGTTCCCAGTTAAAATTCACCAGATAAAAGGTGCGACCTCCAGAAACAGCTAGGAGATTATCTTCTTGATGGGGATGGAGATAAAACTGCCAGTTGCCCCGATCGGTGTTGTTGGGGCTGACCGCAGGGCCGTCATGAAAGACGAGATCGCGGGCATTAGAGTCATTGATGGTGATATCAAAAAAACGAACACTAGGGGTGTCGCGGAATTTTTGGTAGGGGATGAGTTCAAACATAGGGAAAAGGGGGTAGGCAATATACAGGGGTGTATCAACGCCGCACAGGGGTCAGAAGGCTCATTCCGTAGGATGGCAGGACATCCGCAGGTCGTCATGTCATGACGCTTTGCAATTTAGGGGGGTGATCCGCGTCCCATTCGCAGATTGCTGAGCTATTTTGAGGGATAAGGAATTTGGGGTCTGACTATGTGGGCTGTCCAATCAGGTGTTCCGTCTACCGTAGCGTTGCCATCTCCAGAGATCAAAACTCATCCTGTAGCTCATCTATCCGAAAATCGAATAGATTGACAAGATGCACATTTATCATCTTCAAGTTTGGTTGGCGGTTGTGGAAGAGGGCAGCTTTTCAGCGGCGGCTCTCAGGCTCAATACATCTCAAGCGGCCGTGAGTCGAGCGATCGCTGCTTTGGAGGATGAATTGGGCGTTCCGCTTTTGGTGCGAGGGCGGTTTGGCGCACGGCTAACCCCCATGGGCGATCGCATCATGCACCATGCCCGTCAGATTTTAGACCTCAGGGACTGTATCGATGCGGAGGTGAATTTACAAAAGGGCTTAAATGGCGGGCGGTTGCGCATTGCATCGTTTCGCAGCGCCGCAACCCACCTGCTGCCGCCGATGATCGCCCGATTTAGCCAGCGCTTTCCGGGGGTTGAGGTGACGCTGTCGGAAGTGGATCCCTCGGGGGTGGAGCAGGAGCTCCGGGCAAGACGGGTGGACATTGGTTTGGTGCCGTTGCCCCGGTCGGAGGACTTTGCCACCTGGGAGATTGCACGGGATGAATACGTGGTGTTGCTGCCCCAGACGGGAGCTGTCACACCCGATCAACTTACCTGGGAGCAGCTTTCACTCTATTCGTTTA harbors:
- a CDS encoding LysR family transcriptional regulator; translation: MHIYHLQVWLAVVEEGSFSAAALRLNTSQAAVSRAIAALEDELGVPLLVRGRFGARLTPMGDRIMHHARQILDLRDCIDAEVNLQKGLNGGRLRIASFRSAATHLLPPMIARFSQRFPGVEVTLSEVDPSGVEQELRARRVDIGLVPLPRSEDFATWEIARDEYVVLLPQTGAVTPDQLTWEQLSLYSFILYNYAECTSAVRNYWTEWGQSLKVAYEIKEDSTIVSMVAQGLGAAILPRLAALPIPQDVLVRSLPVPLDRVIGAAVLSEAIHLPTVFAFLDVLRGTGLFATTSVP